A stretch of DNA from Lotus japonicus ecotype B-129 chromosome 4, LjGifu_v1.2:
TAGAGACACTAGTACCTACCCTATGACGATTAAAACTAACAGTCCATGAAAACAAACCTGTGATGGTAGTGCTAAAGCTCTCTTGACAGATCCCACAAGAAGCTTCCCCTATCAAGTTCTTCATGTCTCTGTCAAAAGAATCCCAGAACAAACATTATTCATCTCTAACATGAAAAATGGAAGAATTCTTGAGTGCTTTCGGAGAAAAGGCTTAACTTAATGCCTTTAGATGCAATGCGAAAAAACAAAATGCTAATGCTACATCCTTTTTACGTGTAGTTAAGAAATTGCTTACATGCGGCACTCAACACTGCTGCCATGATTGCAGAAAGGGCAGCTAAACACAGTGTCAAGCTTATCCATTCGTTTCTTTGGAGCTGGCTTTGCTTTTGCCTTCCTCTTTCCCATAGCTCAAATCCTGATTTTCAAATATTCAAAAGCACACAAAATATCAGTACAAatgtaaaaacagaaaacttgTACAGAAATATTTCATAATCAACATGCTAATTGAAGTTCTCAATCAGTACAGAGAATAATACTAATGGCTATTCAAaccagtgttgtcaaatcgcgatcgcggaCCATCGCGGTGAGCCAAAAATCCACTATTTCGCCCTCTATTTAAAGGCGTCGCgattagccaaaaatccgctacgctatagcggcgtagccgctatttgataacactgattCAAACCCAAGATTCCAATGCATATCAAACACATCAATTTTCCTAGAACTGGAAACAGAATatttttcagaatcaattgaaCAAAGCAATAGCCTGTGCACAACAAgaaaatccttttttttttgaaaattgtatAAACAAAAAAGGTTGAATGATCTCTATTTCTTGTTCCAAAATTACTCAAGAATGGGAAAAAAAAACCTTTCACACATTACACATCAATCCTTAGAATACACATGATGAACTGATAATTCAAATTCCCAAGAACAATTATTTCTTGTTTctcaattaatcatgaattgAAGTGGAAAAAATTAACAGCATCAACAAGGGGAAAAAGATTATGCAACACAAAAAAGTTTCAACTTTCTATCATTCTTTGTATCAATTCGATTCCTAATCCCTAACTTTCTTAGAAAAAAATTGGTAACAGAATGAAATCAAAGGAAACCCTAGCGAAGC
This window harbors:
- the LOC130715352 gene encoding transcription elongation factor 1 homolog, encoding MGKRKAKAKPAPKKRMDKLDTVFSCPFCNHGSSVECRIDMKNLIGEASCGICQESFSTTITALSEAIDIYSEWIDECERVNNPDDDGA